One stretch of Planococcus sp. PAMC 21323 DNA includes these proteins:
- a CDS encoding VLRF1 family aeRF1-type release factor has product MTLYDKIQELKSFECPDRCVLSVYLNTNPTDLNAQNGAWKIHLKNGLKRLDEYLKASNNEEEMKAYKNIRKKVEKEILDNQNELQKGVVIFASEQNDLWSVHYVQVPVKTSFHWENKPELEELRYMYKAYPYAGIVLPGFKGIRVIDTSMGIINEEFFYEFDSGLEVWTEQKGARSSGRVGVGAGSTVTGGGGGSPSDELDHRLKENLERFYKDMGGKMDKLKKERKWEEIHVVGEADHAKSFAKTLQQKPKSCVYKNLMNNDPGKILHEVFEV; this is encoded by the coding sequence ATGACCTTATACGACAAAATCCAGGAATTGAAAAGTTTCGAATGTCCAGATCGTTGCGTGTTAAGTGTATATTTGAATACCAATCCAACTGACCTGAATGCTCAGAATGGGGCATGGAAGATCCATCTGAAAAATGGTTTAAAGCGATTAGATGAATACTTAAAAGCATCAAATAATGAAGAAGAAATGAAGGCATATAAAAATATAAGAAAAAAAGTGGAAAAAGAAATACTAGACAATCAAAATGAACTTCAAAAAGGGGTCGTTATTTTTGCTTCTGAGCAAAACGATCTTTGGTCTGTACATTATGTGCAAGTACCGGTCAAAACAAGTTTCCATTGGGAAAACAAACCTGAATTAGAAGAACTGAGATATATGTATAAAGCATATCCATACGCGGGTATCGTTTTACCAGGTTTTAAAGGAATCCGTGTTATTGATACTTCTATGGGGATTATTAACGAAGAGTTCTTTTATGAGTTTGATTCAGGACTAGAAGTGTGGACTGAACAAAAGGGTGCACGTAGCTCAGGTCGAGTAGGCGTTGGTGCAGGTAGCACAGTCACAGGTGGTGGTGGGGGAAGTCCCTCTGATGAACTAGACCACAGACTAAAAGAAAACTTAGAGCGTTTTTATAAAGACATGGGTGGCAAAATGGATAAGTTGAAAAAAGAACGCAAATGGGAAGAAATTCATGTGGTTGGAGAAGCCGACCACGCCAAATCATTTGCTAAAACACTTCAACAAAAACCAAAAAGCTGTGTATATAAAAACTTAATGAACAACGATCCTGGAAAAATTCTACACGAAGTATTTGAAGTATAA